The Acropora palmata chromosome 10, jaAcrPala1.3, whole genome shotgun sequence genome contains a region encoding:
- the LOC141895646 gene encoding uncharacterized protein LOC141895646 isoform X2, whose product MHSVFVQFALSLIIGLESLIVDSRFSRRDFSQRRFQRHESEVRPRRHSRSVSELPCINRTNCSYIAAMVNFPPYVMNSSGVTQRGFLYKQIIHHVETACLALQSVDDPPTCCVEPLFVNTSDEMIQLIKDKEVDLAFPFQAEAEEKLKNISYATLIRAYVAKGSSLIVNTKECQAESREQLMTSITSQWPILACIILLSGISGVIIWLLEHRTNKSQFSNSFTAGSPEGFWWAVVSLTTVGYGDKTPRTFLGRMYGVIWILVGAVMLSLFTALFTNAMQGALDGTRCQDMNSKDVGVWIMNSEIQRVAVEEFDANIVTDSRLKRNRQIRLIKNIDYPMDYFMVHVDRTSDPGAAKRKNEKEEPGGDPRTELALCGPMLKELSQDIVGASKQSAMEQVIRAPVQTASLTNEMEGLFSTESAMTSVMLVCLFGFLSSSVLLGILWEIFSKWRPSILSRRKLKGSPTLRRHSDKGNLIPLNKKFSMMQKFLEMEERLRDFTADLQKMKEEFAGTIANGDMFRGQHRQTSEDMASPEKRRSFFDLLNGKRKYPETDI is encoded by the exons ATGCACAGCGTCTTTGTACAGTTTGCCTTGAGTCTCATAATCGGCCTGGAGTCTTTGATTGTCGATAGCCGCTTCAGTCGGCGAGATTTCAGTCAACGCAGATTTCAGAGACATGAGAGTGAAGTCAGACCTCGTCGCCATTCTCGCTCTGTATCAGAATTACCGTGCATCAATCGGACGAACTGCAGTTACATAGCCGCTATGGTGAACTTTCCTCCTTACGTCATGAACAGCAGTGGGGTAACACAAAGAGGGTTTCTCTACAAACAAATCATTCACCATGTGGAAACAGCTTGTCTCGCACTGCAATCAGTCGATGACCCTCCAACTTGCTGCGTAGAACCATTATTCGTCAATACATCGGATGAGATGATTCAGTTAATTAAGGACAAAGAAGTGGATCTCGCCTTTCCTTTTCAAGCGGAAGCTGAGGAAAAGctcaaaaacatttcatatgcGACTCTGATTCGGGCCTATGTGGCGAAGGGATCGTCGCTTATTGTAAACACAAAAGAGTGCCAGGCAGAGTCGAGAGAACAGTTGATGACCTCTATTACGTCACAGTGGCCAATATTGGCTTGCATCATTCTTCTGTCAGGAATTTCAGGCGTCATAATTTGGCTTTTG GAACACAGGACAAACAAGAGTCAATTTTCTAATTCCTTTACTGCTGGATCTCCTGAGGGCTTCTGGTGGGCAGTGGTGTCGCTAACAACTGTGGG ATATGGTGACAAGACACCAAGGACATTCCTTGGTCGTATGTATGGAGTAATCTGGATCCTTGTAGGAGCCGTCATGCTGTCTTTATTCACAGCGCTATTTACCAATGCAATGCAGGGCGCACTTGATGGAACAAGATGTCAAGATATGAATTCTAAAGAT GTTGGGGTATGGATAATGAACAGTGAAATACAAAGAGTTGCAGTTGAAGAATTCGACGCCAACATTGTCA CTGACTCAAGGCTGAAACGAAACAGACAAATTCGCTTGATAAAGAACATAGATTACCCCATGGACTACTTCATGGTCCACGTGGACAGGACTTCTGATCCAGGTgccgccaaaagaaaaaatgaaaaagaggaaCCTGGCGGGGATCCGAGGACAGAGCTTGCCTTATGCGGGCCTATGTTAAAGGAACTATCTCAAGATATAGTTGGAGCTAGTAAACAGAGCGCTATGGAGCAAGTCATTCGTGCCCCAGTACAG ACGGCAAGCTTGACAAACGAAATGGAAGGCCTATTCTCTACTGAATCCGCAATGACTTCAGTTATGCTGGTCTgtctttttggttttttgtcaTCATCGGTGTTACTTGGGATTTTGTGGGAAATCTTCTCAAAGTGGCGCCCTTCGATTCTCTCAAGACGGAAATTAAAAG GTTCACCGACCCTACGTCGTCACTCAGATAAGGGCAATCTTATTCCATTGAACAAAAAGTTTTCCATGATGCAAAAGTTTCTTGAGATGGAGGAAAGGCTTAGAGACTTTACAGCAGATCTTCAAAAGATGAAAGAGGAATTTGCAGGTACCATTGCAAACGGGGACATGTTTAGAGGACAACACAGACAGACGTCAGAGGACATGGCTTCGCCTGAAAAAAGACGATCATTTTTTGACTTATTGAACGGAAAAAGAAAGTATCCCGAAACTGATATATAA
- the LOC141895646 gene encoding uncharacterized protein LOC141895646 isoform X1 translates to MHSVFVQFALSLIIGLESLIVDSRFSRRDFSQRRFQRHESEVRPRRHSRSVSELPCINRTNCSYIAAMVNFPPYVMNSSGVTQRGFLYKQIIHHVETACLALQSVDDPPTCCVEPLFVNTSDEMIQLIKDKEVDLAFPFQAEAEEKLKNISYATLIRAYVAKGSSLIVNTKECQAESREQLMTSITSQWPILACIILLSGISGVIIWLLEHRTNKSQFSNSFTAGSPEGFWWAVVSLTTVGYGDKTPRTFLGRMYGVIWILVGAVMLSLFTALFTNAMQGALDGTRCQDMNSKDVGVWIMNSEIQRVAVEEFDANIVKFDSIAEMQMNISSGAIGRVLVDQNTAFHFLADSRLKRNRQIRLIKNIDYPMDYFMVHVDRTSDPGAAKRKNEKEEPGGDPRTELALCGPMLKELSQDIVGASKQSAMEQVIRAPVQTASLTNEMEGLFSTESAMTSVMLVCLFGFLSSSVLLGILWEIFSKWRPSILSRRKLKGSPTLRRHSDKGNLIPLNKKFSMMQKFLEMEERLRDFTADLQKMKEEFAGTIANGDMFRGQHRQTSEDMASPEKRRSFFDLLNGKRKYPETDI, encoded by the exons ATGCACAGCGTCTTTGTACAGTTTGCCTTGAGTCTCATAATCGGCCTGGAGTCTTTGATTGTCGATAGCCGCTTCAGTCGGCGAGATTTCAGTCAACGCAGATTTCAGAGACATGAGAGTGAAGTCAGACCTCGTCGCCATTCTCGCTCTGTATCAGAATTACCGTGCATCAATCGGACGAACTGCAGTTACATAGCCGCTATGGTGAACTTTCCTCCTTACGTCATGAACAGCAGTGGGGTAACACAAAGAGGGTTTCTCTACAAACAAATCATTCACCATGTGGAAACAGCTTGTCTCGCACTGCAATCAGTCGATGACCCTCCAACTTGCTGCGTAGAACCATTATTCGTCAATACATCGGATGAGATGATTCAGTTAATTAAGGACAAAGAAGTGGATCTCGCCTTTCCTTTTCAAGCGGAAGCTGAGGAAAAGctcaaaaacatttcatatgcGACTCTGATTCGGGCCTATGTGGCGAAGGGATCGTCGCTTATTGTAAACACAAAAGAGTGCCAGGCAGAGTCGAGAGAACAGTTGATGACCTCTATTACGTCACAGTGGCCAATATTGGCTTGCATCATTCTTCTGTCAGGAATTTCAGGCGTCATAATTTGGCTTTTG GAACACAGGACAAACAAGAGTCAATTTTCTAATTCCTTTACTGCTGGATCTCCTGAGGGCTTCTGGTGGGCAGTGGTGTCGCTAACAACTGTGGG ATATGGTGACAAGACACCAAGGACATTCCTTGGTCGTATGTATGGAGTAATCTGGATCCTTGTAGGAGCCGTCATGCTGTCTTTATTCACAGCGCTATTTACCAATGCAATGCAGGGCGCACTTGATGGAACAAGATGTCAAGATATGAATTCTAAAGAT GTTGGGGTATGGATAATGAACAGTGAAATACAAAGAGTTGCAGTTGAAGAATTCGACGCCAACATTGTCA AATTCGACAGCATAGCGGAAATGCAAATGAACATTAGCTCCGGGGCCATCGGAAGAGTGCTTGTGGACCAAAACACGGCCTTTCACTTTCTAGCTGACTCAAGGCTGAAACGAAACAGACAAATTCGCTTGATAAAGAACATAGATTACCCCATGGACTACTTCATGGTCCACGTGGACAGGACTTCTGATCCAGGTgccgccaaaagaaaaaatgaaaaagaggaaCCTGGCGGGGATCCGAGGACAGAGCTTGCCTTATGCGGGCCTATGTTAAAGGAACTATCTCAAGATATAGTTGGAGCTAGTAAACAGAGCGCTATGGAGCAAGTCATTCGTGCCCCAGTACAG ACGGCAAGCTTGACAAACGAAATGGAAGGCCTATTCTCTACTGAATCCGCAATGACTTCAGTTATGCTGGTCTgtctttttggttttttgtcaTCATCGGTGTTACTTGGGATTTTGTGGGAAATCTTCTCAAAGTGGCGCCCTTCGATTCTCTCAAGACGGAAATTAAAAG GTTCACCGACCCTACGTCGTCACTCAGATAAGGGCAATCTTATTCCATTGAACAAAAAGTTTTCCATGATGCAAAAGTTTCTTGAGATGGAGGAAAGGCTTAGAGACTTTACAGCAGATCTTCAAAAGATGAAAGAGGAATTTGCAGGTACCATTGCAAACGGGGACATGTTTAGAGGACAACACAGACAGACGTCAGAGGACATGGCTTCGCCTGAAAAAAGACGATCATTTTTTGACTTATTGAACGGAAAAAGAAAGTATCCCGAAACTGATATATAA